A stretch of the Sorangium aterium genome encodes the following:
- a CDS encoding DUF2169 family type VI secretion system accessory protein: MRVIKPQRVSVLQRVFELQQQRFLALGLTAYLPLDAPELPLPEIAMWQEIPKQLGKDVALDEGLPKPRGEVLAFGKAFAAGGTPRPAFRARVQVGPIDKAVYVVGKRRWERGVPSEPEPLTELALGWDRAFGGPGFAPNPIGTGFAPAEEDGKSYHPLPQLEHPKHLITSPGDRPPPMAFGPLDPTWPERHAKLGTYDAAWLENDFPGFARDLDPEYFMVAPPDQRLPGFFQGGEPIALEQLHPEQATLTGRVTELVARCFVTRTSREDALEEIGTRLETLVLLPNIRRMIAIFRGVARVEEDDARDVKCLLAALERRGAPRPKEHYDAVLAQRLDKKKGHLVALRDRDLLPDPDPDAPALPDEKISDMDELLRREGVLERRSRERAQRELDNARMSVRVLGLDPDEKGIPRELPPPEAPPKLDELPEYMERVEAEAARLEAEAKVKQAEALDQARQNLAEHGIDIDEVIEKSKREAGGPPRFRADEHLARMRETAQIGRDLGAPMDELDAQLEDPAFLARLRKLEEAQILAYRQAAHHMAPAAILDDAAQRDLRGRVEAAVASGSPMTGWDLTGADLRGLDLSGAVLREALLERADLRDCALAGADLSGAVLVRARLEGARLEGVRLEGANLGEVEARGADLGGARLAKAILQRGELEGARFAGADLRGADLFEARLARCDLAGALADEVLFYECDLEGARLDRASLRKATFFRCRMAGASLAEAVIEGAALVETAAEGACFRAARANNLRLVLACQLGGADFSGAELALATMRGASLKGAGLARVRADGCDLSESDLQEARLAGASLQGARLMRADLGDAELSDANLMEAMLQGAKVHGASFLRANLFRANLMGTEGDARTSFKDAHVVRTLFPRRKR; the protein is encoded by the coding sequence ATGCGCGTCATCAAACCCCAACGTGTCTCCGTCCTGCAGCGCGTGTTCGAGCTGCAGCAGCAGCGCTTCCTCGCGCTCGGCCTCACGGCGTACCTCCCGCTCGACGCTCCGGAGCTCCCGCTCCCGGAGATCGCGATGTGGCAGGAGATCCCGAAGCAGCTCGGCAAGGACGTCGCGCTCGACGAGGGGCTGCCGAAGCCGCGGGGCGAGGTCCTCGCCTTCGGCAAGGCCTTCGCGGCGGGCGGCACCCCGCGCCCGGCGTTCCGGGCCCGCGTCCAGGTCGGCCCGATCGACAAGGCCGTGTACGTCGTCGGCAAGCGCCGCTGGGAGCGCGGCGTGCCGAGCGAGCCCGAGCCCCTGACCGAGCTCGCCCTCGGCTGGGACAGGGCCTTCGGCGGGCCAGGCTTCGCCCCGAACCCGATCGGGACGGGGTTTGCCCCGGCCGAGGAGGACGGGAAGAGCTACCACCCGCTCCCGCAGCTCGAGCACCCGAAGCACCTCATCACCTCGCCGGGCGATCGGCCGCCTCCCATGGCGTTCGGGCCCCTCGACCCCACCTGGCCCGAGCGCCACGCGAAGCTCGGGACGTACGACGCGGCGTGGCTCGAGAACGACTTCCCGGGCTTCGCCCGCGATCTCGACCCGGAGTACTTCATGGTGGCGCCGCCCGATCAACGCCTGCCCGGCTTCTTCCAGGGCGGCGAGCCGATCGCGCTCGAGCAGCTCCACCCCGAGCAGGCCACGCTGACGGGCCGCGTGACCGAGCTCGTCGCGCGTTGCTTCGTGACCCGGACCTCGCGCGAGGACGCGCTCGAGGAGATCGGGACGAGGCTCGAGACGCTCGTGCTCCTGCCCAACATCCGCCGCATGATCGCGATCTTCCGGGGCGTCGCGCGCGTCGAGGAGGACGACGCCCGCGACGTGAAGTGCCTGCTCGCCGCGCTCGAGCGCCGCGGCGCCCCCCGGCCGAAGGAGCACTACGACGCCGTCCTGGCGCAGCGCCTCGACAAGAAGAAGGGGCACCTCGTCGCCCTGCGCGATCGCGATCTGCTCCCGGACCCCGACCCCGACGCCCCCGCGCTGCCGGACGAGAAGATCAGCGACATGGACGAGCTCCTGCGCCGCGAGGGCGTGCTGGAGCGGCGGTCGCGCGAGCGGGCGCAGCGGGAGCTCGACAACGCCCGCATGTCCGTGCGGGTGCTCGGGCTCGATCCGGACGAGAAGGGCATCCCGCGCGAGCTGCCGCCGCCGGAGGCGCCGCCGAAGCTCGACGAGCTGCCCGAGTACATGGAGCGGGTCGAGGCGGAGGCCGCCCGCCTCGAGGCCGAGGCCAAGGTCAAGCAGGCCGAGGCCCTCGATCAGGCGCGCCAGAACCTTGCCGAGCACGGCATCGACATCGACGAGGTGATCGAGAAATCGAAGCGCGAGGCAGGCGGGCCGCCCAGGTTTCGCGCGGACGAGCACCTCGCCCGCATGCGAGAGACCGCCCAGATCGGCCGCGACCTCGGCGCCCCGATGGACGAGCTCGATGCCCAGCTCGAGGATCCGGCGTTCCTCGCGAGGCTGCGCAAGCTCGAGGAGGCGCAGATCCTCGCCTACAGGCAGGCCGCGCACCACATGGCGCCCGCGGCGATCCTGGACGACGCCGCCCAGCGCGATCTCCGCGGGCGCGTGGAGGCGGCGGTCGCGTCGGGGAGCCCGATGACCGGCTGGGACCTCACCGGCGCCGACCTCCGCGGGCTCGACCTGTCCGGGGCCGTCCTGCGGGAGGCGCTCCTCGAGCGCGCGGACCTGCGCGACTGCGCGCTCGCCGGCGCGGATCTGTCGGGCGCCGTGCTGGTGCGGGCTCGCCTCGAGGGCGCCCGCCTCGAGGGCGTCCGCCTCGAGGGCGCGAACCTCGGCGAGGTCGAGGCGCGCGGGGCCGACCTCGGCGGCGCGCGCCTCGCCAAGGCGATCCTGCAGCGCGGCGAGCTCGAGGGCGCGCGCTTCGCCGGCGCCGACCTCCGCGGCGCCGACCTGTTCGAGGCGCGCCTCGCGCGCTGCGACCTCGCGGGCGCGCTCGCGGACGAGGTCCTCTTCTACGAGTGCGACCTCGAGGGGGCGCGGCTGGATCGCGCAAGTCTTCGGAAAGCCACGTTTTTCCGGTGCCGCATGGCCGGCGCGAGCCTCGCGGAGGCCGTGATCGAGGGCGCGGCGCTCGTCGAGACGGCCGCCGAGGGCGCTTGCTTCCGAGCCGCCCGCGCGAACAACCTGCGCCTCGTGCTCGCGTGCCAGCTCGGCGGGGCCGATTTCTCGGGCGCGGAGCTCGCCCTCGCGACGATGCGCGGCGCCTCGCTGAAGGGCGCCGGGCTCGCGCGCGTGCGGGCCGACGGCTGCGACCTCAGCGAGTCGGACTTGCAGGAGGCCCGCCTTGCGGGCGCGAGCCTGCAAGGGGCGCGGCTGATGCGCGCGGATCTCGGCGACGCCGAGCTGTCGGACGCGAACCTGATGGAGGCGATGCTGCAAGGCGCGAAGGTCCACGGCGCGTCGTTCCTCCGGGCGAACCTGTTCCGCGCGAACCTGATGGGCACCGAGGGCGACGCGCGCACGAGCTTCAAGGACGCCCACGTCGTCCGGACCTTGTTCCCGAGGCGAAAGCGATGA
- a CDS encoding DUF5050 domain-containing protein: MTRTLFMMLACAAAALSCASCGGTDKGNRATGGGDASGGDTGSGDAGGGDANGSDASGDATSGTGAQPGPGQQFSVDAQGATFTAEDGFTIDVPPGAVSEDTVITIERIDEAPEGAVGPMYVLGPEGLTFARPITLTLPITVELKAELGENTVLGAYAFTAQEGSDDFAPLARHDVSRDRVITETNRVSRIYPGMILPTPMASRHRYPSALAADESFLYFASGGTEDVATGDNNDGFIYRVRLGTAEPEAMIPADPDPKALWVDGSHVYWASGGDDDPVIPSALRRVDKASLEVETLAQVGYVVSVIGDASALYFGDGDGENIYTMPLDGGEPVVLASDAGRPAYLAQDAENLYWTGGAATNKVYKVAKSGGEVTVIADDEAEPAGIAVDAEFVYWANAGDGGVFKAPIAGGQKTLVHQGISMSGLALRGSTLFSTDTRGNRSVNAHDLESNRTVLLAFGQPVPWRVLAPEGQGVFWSNAGDYRYQGQVASYHAP, from the coding sequence ATGACAAGGACCTTATTCATGATGTTGGCGTGCGCGGCAGCCGCGCTGAGCTGCGCGTCGTGCGGAGGGACGGACAAGGGCAATCGGGCCACGGGCGGCGGCGATGCGAGCGGCGGCGATACGGGCAGCGGCGATGCGGGCGGCGGCGACGCCAACGGCAGCGACGCGAGCGGCGACGCCACGTCGGGGACCGGCGCGCAGCCGGGGCCCGGGCAGCAGTTCTCCGTCGATGCGCAGGGCGCGACCTTCACCGCGGAGGACGGCTTCACGATCGACGTGCCGCCAGGCGCGGTGAGCGAGGACACGGTGATCACCATCGAGCGCATCGATGAGGCGCCCGAGGGCGCGGTGGGGCCCATGTACGTGCTCGGCCCGGAGGGCCTGACGTTCGCCAGGCCGATCACGCTCACGCTGCCGATCACCGTGGAGCTCAAGGCGGAGCTTGGCGAAAACACGGTCCTCGGCGCCTATGCCTTCACCGCGCAGGAGGGCTCGGACGATTTCGCGCCGCTCGCGCGACACGACGTCTCCAGGGACCGCGTCATCACGGAGACGAACCGCGTCTCCAGGATCTATCCCGGGATGATCCTGCCGACCCCGATGGCGAGCCGGCACCGCTACCCGAGCGCGCTGGCAGCCGACGAGTCCTTCCTCTACTTCGCGAGCGGCGGCACCGAGGACGTCGCGACCGGGGACAACAACGACGGGTTCATCTACCGCGTGAGGCTGGGCACCGCCGAGCCAGAGGCGATGATCCCCGCCGATCCCGATCCCAAGGCGCTGTGGGTCGACGGCTCCCACGTGTACTGGGCGAGCGGCGGCGACGATGATCCCGTGATCCCCTCGGCGCTCCGGCGCGTCGACAAGGCGAGCCTGGAGGTGGAGACGCTGGCCCAGGTCGGCTATGTCGTGAGCGTCATCGGCGACGCGTCGGCCCTCTACTTCGGCGACGGCGACGGCGAGAACATCTACACGATGCCGCTCGACGGCGGCGAGCCGGTCGTCCTCGCGTCGGACGCCGGGAGGCCCGCGTACCTCGCGCAGGACGCAGAGAACCTCTACTGGACCGGCGGAGCCGCGACCAACAAGGTCTACAAGGTGGCGAAGTCGGGCGGGGAGGTCACCGTCATCGCCGACGACGAGGCCGAGCCGGCCGGGATCGCGGTGGACGCGGAGTTCGTTTACTGGGCCAACGCCGGCGACGGCGGCGTCTTCAAGGCGCCCATCGCCGGAGGGCAGAAGACCTTGGTCCATCAGGGGATCTCGATGTCGGGGCTGGCCCTTCGGGGCTCGACGCTGTTCTCGACGGATACGCGCGGGAACCGCAGCGTCAACGCGCACGATCTCGAGAGCAACAGGACCGTCCTGCTGGCGTTCGGACAGCCCGTCCCCTGGCGCGTCCTCGCCCCGGAGGGGCAGGGCGTGTTCTGGTCCAACGCCGGCGACTACCGCTACCAGGGGCAGGTCGCGTCCTACCACGCTCCTTGA
- a CDS encoding DUF4150 domain-containing protein: MFANTQMMGMSLGAPDVCLTPMPAPTPVPYPNIAMQPMGIPAAYNVLFMCTPAHNLATTVPLTNGDNPGVALGVASGMVMGPSRHVTASFTVLAGGIPATRLTSMTITNSTNCPAVSIVPSQVKVLLLAP; this comes from the coding sequence ATGTTCGCGAACACGCAGATGATGGGCATGTCTCTCGGCGCACCCGACGTGTGTCTCACGCCGATGCCGGCCCCGACCCCGGTCCCGTACCCGAACATCGCGATGCAGCCGATGGGCATCCCGGCCGCGTACAACGTGCTGTTCATGTGCACGCCGGCGCACAACCTGGCGACCACCGTGCCGCTCACGAACGGCGACAATCCCGGCGTCGCCCTCGGGGTCGCCTCGGGCATGGTGATGGGCCCGTCGCGGCATGTCACGGCGTCGTTCACCGTGCTCGCCGGCGGCATCCCGGCCACGCGACTGACCAGCATGACGATCACGAACTCGACGAACTGCCCGGCCGTATCGATCGTCCCGAGCCAGGTCAAAGTGCTCCTCCTCGCGCCGTGA
- a CDS encoding four helix bundle protein — MFGFQRLDVYRCAISFLALSAPLAARSPRGHGELADQLRRAALSVPLNIAEGSGKPERDARRFYAIARGSALECAAILDVFEALGLVTAQELVEPRELLERTVSMLTKMALSEVNRGK; from the coding sequence ATGTTCGGATTCCAACGACTTGACGTCTATCGCTGCGCCATCTCGTTCCTCGCTCTCAGCGCTCCGTTGGCAGCTCGATCCCCTCGCGGGCATGGTGAGCTGGCTGATCAGCTGCGTCGAGCGGCGCTCTCCGTTCCGCTCAACATCGCGGAGGGCAGCGGCAAGCCGGAGCGAGATGCGCGCCGGTTCTATGCGATAGCGAGGGGCTCGGCGCTGGAGTGCGCTGCGATCCTCGATGTGTTCGAAGCCCTGGGGCTCGTCACCGCACAGGAGCTCGTGGAGCCTCGCGAACTGCTGGAGAGGACGGTCTCGATGCTCACGAAGATGGCGCTGAGCGAGGTGAATCGTGGGAAATGA
- a CDS encoding pentapeptide repeat-containing protein, which yields MTKDDLLARVASADPVVDEDLAGMDLRGADLSGAVFERVSFRGADLTGAQLHEAIFSDCRFEGAQLAGARLRHGTWDRCTFLAADLREADLVAASLVECDLSRSTLDGADLTIASLIKPRLEEASLKAANLDRAALVDADAPRVSFEGANLVQTVLLKADLSTARLRGARLEKAMLIGGKLAGQDLSGMDLTLAQLMEVDLSGCDLRGARMVQTNFKGASLAGARLDEASLERALFAEACLSDATLRKAKLDQALFVKARLEGASLAGASAQQAIFKHASCARATFAGADLTYADFSYADLAGADFSHCTLFRARFHRTREQDTRFTNRSAALGDDEELSNAERRAEGR from the coding sequence ATGACCAAGGACGATCTCCTCGCCCGCGTCGCGAGCGCGGATCCGGTAGTCGACGAGGATCTCGCGGGCATGGACCTCCGCGGCGCGGATCTCTCCGGAGCCGTCTTCGAGCGCGTGTCGTTCCGGGGCGCCGACCTCACGGGCGCGCAGCTCCACGAGGCCATCTTCTCGGATTGCCGGTTCGAGGGGGCGCAGCTCGCGGGGGCGCGCCTCCGCCACGGCACGTGGGACCGGTGCACGTTCCTCGCGGCCGACCTGCGTGAGGCCGATCTGGTCGCCGCCAGCCTCGTCGAGTGCGATCTGTCGCGGTCTACGCTCGACGGCGCCGACCTGACCATCGCGAGCCTGATCAAGCCGCGTCTGGAGGAGGCGAGCCTGAAGGCGGCGAACCTCGACCGCGCCGCGCTCGTCGACGCCGACGCCCCGCGGGTGAGCTTCGAGGGCGCGAACCTCGTGCAGACCGTGCTCCTCAAGGCGGACCTGTCGACGGCGCGCCTGCGCGGCGCGCGCCTCGAGAAGGCGATGCTGATCGGGGGCAAGCTCGCCGGCCAGGATCTCTCGGGGATGGATCTCACGCTCGCGCAGCTCATGGAGGTCGATCTCAGCGGCTGCGACCTCCGGGGCGCGCGGATGGTGCAGACGAATTTCAAGGGGGCTTCCCTCGCGGGCGCGCGCCTCGACGAGGCGAGCCTCGAGCGGGCCCTCTTCGCGGAGGCCTGCCTGTCGGACGCGACGCTCAGGAAGGCGAAGCTCGACCAGGCGCTCTTCGTGAAGGCGCGGCTCGAGGGCGCGAGCCTCGCGGGCGCGAGCGCGCAGCAGGCCATCTTCAAGCACGCGAGCTGCGCCCGCGCGACGTTCGCCGGCGCCGACCTGACGTACGCCGATTTCTCGTACGCGGACCTCGCGGGCGCCGACTTCTCGCACTGCACGCTGTTCCGCGCGCGGTTCCACCGGACGCGCGAGCAGGACACACGATTCACGAACCGATCCGCGGCGCTCGGCGACGACGAGGAGCTCAGCAACGCGGAGCGGCGCGCGGAGGGCCGATGA
- a CDS encoding type VI secretion system Vgr family protein, whose protein sequence is MDDLIKISSGVLPSSTRVVGFRGVEAISRPYQIEIFLLLQGEDAESLDLPDAVGAKASLVLDWPRDNVPPFVFAGVLATVGLLHELDGRSLLRAVLVPKLWLLGLSKRSRIFTRLSLPDVMKAVLEENGIGPDEYEMRLGSYEVEEHICQYRESDLDFLARWMEREGIFYFFEHTPDGDKVVFCDTKSYEEDPIGEPVRYHPQLGYDVSAGMSLRTFTSQHTTLPAVIKLKDYDYARPNLSVAGSARVSPNGAGEVSLYGERFFTPSAGERLAKIRAEELLARQVLYQGTGTRLHLRPGYTFELEEHPRAAFNAKHLTIEAHHHGNQLAGATGYRELLDLPHEEAYFVEITAIPAKTQLRAESRTPWPRIYGYENGTVDGPAESEYAQIDDLGRYNVKFKFDESNLKSGKASTFVRMMQPHGGGIEGFHFPLRRGTEVVLSFLGGDPDRPVIAGVVPNALTPSPVTSGNHTKNVLQTGGRNRLELEDKTGQQRVTLSTPYSNTYLRMGAPNDEHELIVKTDDNTLLDAGKNFDQTVGLNGGGSWVATIKDNWITHVQSGIHELFVDANTSYTEVKGDTALHVLSGNLFTDVDAGVMTTTVKGDTTTTVKTGNYTVNVEAGDTLVDTKAGTTTVKSKGKMTLETQDQCEVSVKTNMIQTVDGNLMGQIKGAEELKTYGPFKKLFVSNNVNVTAGIKSDTFLGLSNTNAVGASVSTFIGAKATLELSAALTATYAAKLDITGGVALAFKWGASLAINSAVEVTVKPVSIQSGAAKISQLPTRLAMTALRYHLSGVHVLS, encoded by the coding sequence ATGGACGACCTCATCAAGATCTCATCGGGCGTGCTCCCCAGCTCCACGCGCGTCGTCGGCTTTCGAGGCGTCGAGGCCATCTCGCGCCCGTATCAGATCGAGATCTTCCTCCTGCTCCAGGGCGAGGACGCCGAGTCCTTGGACCTGCCCGATGCCGTCGGCGCCAAGGCGTCGCTCGTGCTCGACTGGCCCAGAGACAACGTCCCGCCCTTCGTCTTCGCCGGCGTCCTCGCGACCGTGGGCCTGCTCCACGAGCTGGACGGGCGCTCGCTCCTCCGGGCGGTGCTGGTCCCGAAGCTCTGGCTGCTCGGCCTCTCCAAGCGCAGCCGCATCTTCACCAGGCTGTCGCTGCCCGACGTCATGAAGGCCGTCCTCGAGGAGAACGGCATCGGACCCGATGAGTACGAGATGCGCCTCGGCAGCTACGAGGTCGAGGAGCACATCTGCCAATACCGGGAGAGCGATCTCGACTTCCTGGCGCGGTGGATGGAGCGCGAAGGCATCTTCTACTTCTTCGAGCACACGCCCGACGGCGACAAGGTCGTCTTCTGCGACACGAAGTCGTACGAGGAGGACCCGATCGGCGAGCCTGTCCGGTACCACCCGCAACTGGGTTACGACGTGAGCGCGGGGATGTCGCTCCGCACGTTCACCAGCCAGCACACGACCTTGCCGGCGGTGATCAAGCTCAAGGATTACGACTATGCGCGGCCCAACCTGAGCGTCGCCGGGTCGGCGCGCGTATCGCCGAACGGCGCGGGCGAGGTGAGCCTGTACGGCGAGCGCTTCTTCACGCCGTCCGCGGGCGAGCGGCTCGCGAAGATCCGGGCCGAGGAGCTGCTCGCGCGGCAGGTGCTTTACCAGGGGACGGGCACGCGGCTGCACCTCCGGCCCGGCTACACGTTCGAGCTCGAAGAGCACCCGCGCGCGGCGTTCAACGCGAAGCACCTCACCATCGAGGCGCACCATCACGGCAACCAGCTGGCCGGGGCCACCGGGTACCGCGAGCTGCTCGATCTGCCGCACGAGGAGGCCTATTTCGTCGAGATCACCGCCATCCCCGCGAAGACGCAGCTCCGCGCGGAGTCCCGCACGCCCTGGCCCCGCATCTACGGATACGAGAACGGCACCGTCGACGGCCCGGCCGAGAGCGAGTACGCCCAGATCGACGATCTCGGCCGCTACAACGTGAAGTTCAAGTTCGACGAGAGCAACCTGAAGAGCGGGAAGGCCTCGACGTTCGTGCGCATGATGCAGCCGCACGGCGGCGGTATCGAGGGCTTTCATTTCCCGCTCCGCAGGGGCACGGAGGTGGTGCTCAGCTTCCTCGGCGGCGACCCCGACCGGCCGGTGATCGCGGGCGTGGTGCCGAACGCGCTCACGCCGAGCCCGGTCACGAGCGGCAACCACACGAAGAACGTCCTCCAGACCGGCGGGCGGAACCGGCTCGAGCTCGAGGACAAGACAGGGCAGCAGCGCGTCACCCTCTCGACGCCTTACTCGAACACGTACCTTCGCATGGGCGCGCCGAACGACGAGCACGAGCTCATCGTGAAGACGGACGACAACACGCTGCTCGACGCGGGCAAGAACTTCGACCAGACCGTGGGCCTGAACGGCGGAGGCTCCTGGGTCGCCACCATCAAGGACAACTGGATCACCCACGTGCAGTCCGGGATCCACGAGCTCTTCGTCGACGCCAACACCTCGTACACCGAGGTCAAGGGCGACACGGCGCTCCACGTCCTGAGCGGCAACCTCTTCACCGACGTCGACGCGGGCGTGATGACCACCACGGTGAAGGGAGACACCACCACGACGGTGAAGACCGGCAATTACACGGTCAACGTCGAGGCCGGGGACACCCTCGTCGACACGAAGGCCGGGACCACGACCGTCAAGAGCAAGGGCAAGATGACGCTCGAGACGCAGGACCAGTGCGAGGTCAGCGTCAAGACCAACATGATCCAGACGGTCGACGGCAACCTGATGGGGCAGATCAAGGGGGCCGAAGAGCTCAAGACCTACGGTCCGTTCAAGAAGCTCTTCGTCTCGAACAACGTCAACGTGACGGCCGGTATCAAGTCCGACACGTTCCTCGGCCTCTCGAACACCAACGCCGTCGGCGCCAGCGTCTCCACCTTCATCGGCGCGAAGGCGACGCTGGAGCTCTCGGCCGCGCTCACCGCGACCTACGCGGCCAAGCTCGACATCACGGGCGGCGTGGCGCTGGCGTTCAAATGGGGCGCCTCGCTCGCGATCAACAGCGCCGTCGAGGTCACGGTGAAGCCTGTCTCCATCCAGTCGGGCGCGGCGAAGATCTCTCAGCTGCCGACGCGGCTCGCGATGACAGCGCTGCGTTATCACCTCTCCGGCGTCCATGTGCTCAGCTGA
- a CDS encoding DUF3540 domain-containing protein, whose translation MRDNLARKLAWPAQEVAIVVGVSGRSLRVRSSSGELEARRAASCLLDPALGDEVLVAHHERGSHVLAVLERDDAAPARLSAEGDLEIAAASGRVSVSGRDGVELITPAEATIAAGSARLSAARADAVVGVLSLLGDSLTAKVDRIKTVAQSVETVAERLVQRLDRAYRFIARSETVRAEYLELEARAAFHVKAETTLVNSGGLTKIDGSQIHLG comes from the coding sequence ATGAGAGACAATCTGGCAAGGAAGCTGGCGTGGCCTGCGCAGGAGGTCGCGATCGTGGTGGGCGTCTCGGGTCGCAGCCTGCGTGTCAGGTCGAGCTCGGGCGAGCTGGAGGCGCGGCGGGCCGCCAGCTGTCTGCTCGATCCCGCCCTCGGCGACGAGGTGCTCGTCGCGCACCACGAGCGCGGCTCGCACGTGCTCGCGGTGCTCGAGCGCGACGACGCGGCGCCGGCGCGGCTCTCGGCCGAGGGCGACCTGGAGATCGCCGCCGCGTCGGGCAGGGTCTCGGTGAGCGGGCGCGATGGGGTCGAGCTGATCACGCCCGCCGAGGCCACGATCGCCGCGGGATCTGCGCGCCTCTCGGCGGCGCGCGCCGACGCGGTGGTCGGGGTCCTGAGCCTCCTCGGCGACAGCCTCACGGCGAAGGTCGACCGCATCAAGACCGTGGCGCAGTCGGTGGAGACGGTGGCCGAGCGCCTCGTCCAGCGGCTCGACCGGGCCTATCGCTTCATCGCGCGCTCCGAGACGGTGCGCGCCGAGTACCTGGAGCTCGAGGCGCGGGCCGCGTTCCACGTGAAGGCGGAGACGACGCTCGTGAACAGCGGCGGGCTGACCAAGATCGACGGTTCCCAGATCCACCTTGGTTGA